One stretch of Phycisphaerae bacterium DNA includes these proteins:
- a CDS encoding sugar phosphate isomerase/epimerase family protein → MRGPEVGVVLDSLGQPVKESLRLASRLGLRRIEIPAVTGEVSPESLSQTGRRHLQRYVAGLGLQLSALGGDLGGSRFGDSSAIEERLDRTRRIIEMAADLRVPVLTTHLGRFDSNALRRGDLTGVVRELADMADRTGTFVAFETGGTDPSEMASLLKQIDCEWLGVCYDPASLLIDGYDPITSVEPTAGKILIARARDAVSGNERRPGHETPLGHGEVDWARYLAFLEQSGYNNAA, encoded by the coding sequence GTGCGAGGTCCTGAAGTTGGGGTTGTGCTGGACAGTCTCGGCCAACCGGTCAAGGAGTCGCTCCGGTTGGCGTCGCGACTCGGCCTGCGTCGCATCGAAATCCCCGCCGTTACCGGCGAAGTCAGTCCCGAATCGCTCTCGCAGACCGGCCGTCGCCACCTGCAACGATACGTGGCCGGGCTGGGGCTGCAATTGTCCGCCCTGGGCGGCGATCTGGGCGGTTCCAGGTTCGGCGATAGCAGCGCGATTGAGGAGCGTCTGGACCGCACCCGACGCATCATCGAGATGGCTGCCGATCTTCGCGTTCCGGTATTGACCACCCACCTGGGCCGCTTCGACAGCAACGCGCTTCGCCGGGGTGATCTGACCGGCGTCGTGCGCGAACTGGCTGACATGGCCGACCGTACCGGTACGTTCGTGGCCTTCGAGACCGGCGGCACCGACCCCTCTGAAATGGCCTCCCTGCTCAAACAAATCGACTGCGAATGGCTCGGCGTGTGTTACGATCCGGCCTCGCTGCTGATCGACGGCTACGATCCCATCACAAGCGTCGAACCGACGGCCGGAAAGATCCTTATCGCCCGCGCCCGCGATGCCGTCAGTGGCAACGAGCGACGCCCCGGCCACGAAACCCCGCTCGGCCACGGCGAAGTCGACTGGGCTCGCTACCTGGCCTTTCTCGAACAGAGCGGCTACAACAACGCCGCC
- a CDS encoding Gfo/Idh/MocA family oxidoreductase: protein MTRKSSPLPGKRIRNRIKRSPRRLRLALVGCGGMGQHHARSLLGISEVQVVALCDIIKSRCLSFCKQFFGPKGFKPSVYTDFYKMIARESLDAVLLVTPHALHYPHAKAALQKGIHVLSEKPMVTDAAQARELVALAESRQRLLAIAFQAPVSAEFAYIAELIRSGTLGRIELVDAHVAQRWKTFTKGTWRQDPKLSGGGQLYDSGAHMFNAMMWLVNSPVKRVFAMADRCGTKVDINGTVSLVFENGCLGSVACSGNATVPGDTGVTLFATEGTIKTGIWGEKLEHFDKAGNKILYPYVPYKTVPPERNFVDAILGRDTLRCPGRYGILLAELMDAIYESIKTGHPVDVRH from the coding sequence GTGACTCGCAAGAGTAGCCCTTTACCCGGCAAACGAATCCGCAACCGAATCAAACGTTCGCCTCGGCGGCTCCGGCTCGCCCTTGTCGGTTGCGGCGGAATGGGACAACATCACGCCCGAAGTCTCCTCGGCATATCCGAGGTCCAAGTCGTCGCTTTGTGTGACATCATCAAGAGCAGATGCCTCTCCTTCTGCAAGCAGTTCTTCGGCCCCAAGGGCTTCAAGCCCTCGGTATACACCGATTTCTACAAGATGATTGCCCGTGAATCCCTGGATGCGGTCCTCCTGGTTACGCCCCATGCCTTGCATTACCCGCACGCCAAGGCGGCCTTGCAGAAGGGTATCCACGTTCTCAGCGAGAAACCCATGGTAACCGACGCCGCCCAGGCCCGCGAACTGGTCGCCCTCGCCGAATCCAGGCAACGCTTGCTGGCGATCGCCTTTCAGGCCCCAGTCAGCGCAGAGTTCGCCTACATCGCTGAGTTGATCCGCAGCGGCACCCTCGGGCGAATCGAACTGGTCGACGCGCATGTCGCCCAGCGGTGGAAGACGTTCACCAAAGGGACCTGGCGGCAGGACCCCAAACTCTCCGGCGGTGGACAACTCTATGACAGCGGCGCACACATGTTCAACGCGATGATGTGGCTGGTCAACTCGCCGGTCAAGCGCGTCTTCGCCATGGCCGACCGCTGCGGCACCAAGGTCGACATCAATGGTACAGTCTCCCTGGTCTTCGAAAACGGCTGCCTTGGCAGCGTCGCCTGTTCCGGCAACGCCACTGTCCCGGGCGACACCGGAGTGACGCTGTTCGCCACCGAAGGCACCATTAAGACCGGCATCTGGGGCGAAAAACTCGAGCATTTCGACAAGGCTGGCAACAAGATCCTCTATCCCTATGTCCCATACAAGACAGTGCCGCCGGAGCGGAACTTCGTGGATGCGATCCTGGGTCGTGACACCTTGCGTTGCCCGGGTCGTTATGGCATCCTGCTGGCGGAATTGATGGATGCGATCTACGAAAGCATCAAGACCGGCCACCCGGTCGACGTGCGGCATTAA